A region from the Sandaracinus amylolyticus genome encodes:
- a CDS encoding DUF4920 domain-containing protein, which yields MRGGVVSAAVIALAMTGCGGNEPQFEGTGEQHEAHHEAPAHHAEGAPHHAEAAPSGPRPTRVMDDGARLFGAELGEAPLVALSEITASPDRYAGQVVRTEGTIERVCQAMGCWMELRGENAPAVRVPMAGHAFFLPRDVAGRAATIEGRVAVQALSPDMRAHLESEGALATASSLSIDATGVVVR from the coding sequence ATGCGCGGTGGTGTGGTGAGCGCGGCGGTGATCGCGCTGGCGATGACCGGATGCGGCGGCAACGAGCCGCAGTTCGAGGGCACGGGCGAGCAGCACGAGGCGCATCACGAAGCGCCCGCGCACCACGCGGAGGGCGCGCCGCATCACGCGGAGGCTGCGCCGAGCGGTCCGCGCCCGACGCGCGTGATGGACGACGGCGCGCGGCTCTTCGGCGCGGAGCTGGGCGAGGCGCCGCTGGTCGCGCTCTCCGAGATCACGGCGAGCCCCGATCGCTACGCGGGCCAGGTCGTGCGCACCGAGGGCACGATCGAGCGCGTCTGCCAGGCGATGGGCTGCTGGATGGAGCTGCGCGGCGAGAACGCGCCCGCGGTGCGCGTGCCGATGGCGGGCCACGCGTTCTTCCTCCCGCGCGACGTCGCGGGGCGCGCGGCGACGATCGAAGGACGCGTCGCGGTGCAGGCGCTCAGCCCCGACATGCGCGCGCACCTCGAGTCGGAGGGCGCGCTCGCGACGGCGTCGTCGCTGTCGATCGACGCGACCGGCGTCGTCGTGCGTTGA
- a CDS encoding (deoxy)nucleoside triphosphate pyrophosphohydrolase, whose amino-acid sequence MSEPRRTIRVVAAVVERNGRYLITQRRPNAVLPLLWEFPGGKVEAGETDSEALRRELLERLGVDSEVGEWISETVWDYEHYRVELTLYECTIRPDAAGRGPADLQALAVHAYRWVTSDEFDQYEFTPADEASMNKLLGVCDA is encoded by the coding sequence ATGTCCGAGCCGCGCAGAACCATCCGCGTCGTCGCTGCCGTCGTCGAGCGCAACGGTCGCTATCTGATCACGCAGCGAAGGCCGAACGCGGTGCTCCCGCTGCTCTGGGAGTTCCCCGGCGGAAAGGTCGAGGCGGGCGAGACCGACAGCGAAGCGCTGCGGCGCGAGCTGCTCGAGCGCCTGGGCGTCGACTCCGAGGTGGGCGAGTGGATCTCGGAGACGGTCTGGGACTACGAGCACTACCGCGTGGAGCTGACGCTCTACGAGTGCACCATCCGTCCCGACGCCGCGGGGAGAGGCCCGGCGGATCTCCAGGCGCTCGCGGTGCACGCGTACCGCTGGGTCACGTCGGACGAGTTCGATCAGTACGAGTTCACGCCGGCGGACGAAGCGAGCATGAACAAGCTGCTCGGCGTCTGCGACGCGTGA
- a CDS encoding methionyl-tRNA formyltransferase: MRFLYLGLPLGATVLLRAGHVPVACVIGHPDAPGMPRLRRRLPRETLLLGRPSLSDPAVRDALLGTRYDALLSWFWPKRIPVELLEAAPRGAFGVHPSLLPRWRGPDPYFHAIAAGDPITGVSLHRLEAEYDTGAVIARVSVPIRDDDTAWTLARRLDRPSLGLLVTCADVLDAGLSLPGEPQDPALVTEAPPPDEDDLALRFADDDADALCRRVRAAAPEPGASALLEETLVTVQRARPWRGAFPSALRAGEAFVAPEGVVVRAKEGGVLLERVRVEDDDEVLEGSAIADLLSP, from the coding sequence GTGCGCTTCCTGTACCTCGGGCTGCCGCTCGGCGCGACCGTGCTGCTCCGCGCGGGCCACGTCCCGGTCGCGTGCGTGATCGGGCACCCCGACGCGCCCGGCATGCCCCGGCTGCGCCGGAGGCTCCCGCGCGAGACGCTGCTCCTCGGGCGTCCTTCGCTCTCCGATCCCGCGGTGCGCGATGCGCTCCTCGGCACGCGCTACGACGCGCTGCTCTCGTGGTTCTGGCCCAAGCGCATCCCGGTCGAGCTGCTCGAGGCCGCGCCGCGCGGCGCGTTCGGCGTGCATCCCTCGCTCCTGCCGCGATGGCGCGGGCCCGATCCGTACTTCCACGCGATCGCCGCGGGCGATCCGATCACCGGCGTGTCGCTCCACCGGCTCGAGGCCGAGTACGACACCGGCGCGGTCATCGCGCGCGTGAGCGTGCCGATCCGCGACGACGACACCGCGTGGACGCTCGCGCGGCGCCTCGATCGGCCCTCGCTCGGGCTGCTCGTGACCTGCGCCGACGTGCTCGACGCGGGGCTCTCGCTGCCCGGCGAGCCGCAGGATCCCGCGCTCGTCACCGAGGCGCCGCCGCCCGACGAGGACGACCTCGCGCTGCGCTTCGCCGACGACGACGCCGACGCGCTCTGCCGTCGCGTGCGCGCCGCCGCGCCCGAGCCCGGCGCGAGCGCGCTGCTCGAGGAGACGCTCGTCACCGTGCAGCGCGCCCGCCCGTGGCGCGGCGCGTTCCCGAGCGCGCTCCGCGCCGGCGAGGCGTTCGTCGCGCCCGAGGGCGTCGTGGTGCGCGCGAAGGAGGGCGGCGTGCTGCTCGAGCGGGTGCGCGTCGAGGACGACGACGAGGTCCTCGAGGGCAGCGCGATCGCCGACCTCCTCTCCCCGTGA
- a CDS encoding type I phosphomannose isomerase catalytic subunit, producing MSPLLLAEGNVTSPARTPWGGHRIARVLKRGRVDEHARIGESWELSAGPELPSRLDTDARTLADVLGAAPALLGREASRGGTALLVKLLDAAEPLSVQIHPSDAYAGLGEGESGKPESWYVEHAEDGAGIFLGLAPHATRDAVARAIAQGEDLSALLSFVPVVEGDFVLVQAGTPHAIGAGVTLVEPQRVLPGKRGVTYRYWDWNRRYDADGRVDPKGAPRALHVDDALAVTEWSAPRGDAFLARARHRAGAPDRAGAARLEALAGARDAALESDALEVWRASGTGALALPPHDALRSITVLAGRVEIGELEIVQGRSAALPATRDVQPIVLDGACAILASAR from the coding sequence GTGAGCCCGCTCCTCCTCGCCGAAGGCAACGTCACCTCGCCGGCCCGCACACCGTGGGGCGGTCATCGGATCGCGCGCGTGCTCAAGCGCGGGCGCGTCGACGAGCACGCGCGGATCGGCGAGTCGTGGGAGCTCTCCGCGGGCCCCGAGCTGCCCTCGCGGCTCGACACCGACGCGCGCACGCTCGCGGACGTGCTCGGCGCCGCGCCCGCGCTGCTCGGTCGCGAGGCGTCGCGCGGAGGGACCGCGCTCCTCGTGAAGCTCCTCGACGCGGCCGAGCCGCTCTCGGTGCAGATCCATCCGAGCGACGCGTACGCCGGGCTCGGCGAGGGCGAGTCGGGCAAGCCGGAGAGCTGGTACGTCGAGCACGCGGAGGACGGCGCGGGGATCTTCCTCGGGCTCGCGCCGCACGCCACGCGCGACGCCGTCGCGCGCGCGATCGCGCAGGGCGAGGACCTGTCCGCGCTGCTCTCGTTCGTGCCGGTCGTGGAGGGCGACTTCGTGCTCGTGCAGGCGGGCACGCCGCACGCGATCGGCGCGGGCGTGACGCTGGTCGAGCCGCAGCGCGTGCTGCCCGGCAAGCGCGGCGTGACCTATCGCTACTGGGACTGGAACCGCCGCTACGACGCGGACGGTCGCGTCGATCCGAAGGGCGCGCCGCGCGCGCTGCACGTCGACGACGCGCTCGCGGTGACCGAGTGGAGCGCGCCGCGCGGCGATGCGTTCCTCGCGCGGGCGCGTCATCGCGCGGGCGCGCCGGATCGTGCGGGCGCAGCGCGCCTCGAAGCGCTCGCGGGCGCGCGTGACGCCGCGCTGGAGTCGGACGCGCTCGAGGTCTGGCGCGCCTCGGGCACCGGCGCGCTCGCGCTGCCGCCGCACGACGCGCTGCGCTCGATCACCGTGCTCGCGGGCCGCGTCGAGATCGGTGAGCTCGAGATCGTGCAGGGGCGCAGCGCCGCGCTCCCCGCGACGCGCGACGTGCAGCCCATCGTGCTCGACGGCGCGTGCGCGATCCTCGCGTCC
- a CDS encoding zinc ribbon domain-containing protein, with translation MSDAPSKCPTCGTAVPAGAARCPGCGRVFGEANRCPHCNAIAAVRRKGAGYVCVACGGARQVGPGTTVLGDEGPSRVEQLTVGGVDPASRAMARLVRLAGVLLVAAGLVAGAAGFVAPGAPIVLMMVVAAALGISGITAMSQAARVETRARERRKKQLERRILGLAELRGGELTATDVAKELHLGLEEADATLTAMADGARVAVEVDADGIVHYVFREIVAKRGPKVRVETSEAEEIAAEAAARVERELKKRERL, from the coding sequence ATGAGCGACGCGCCCAGCAAGTGCCCGACGTGCGGCACCGCGGTCCCCGCGGGCGCGGCGCGATGTCCGGGCTGTGGGCGCGTGTTCGGTGAGGCGAACCGCTGCCCGCACTGCAACGCGATCGCGGCGGTGCGGCGCAAGGGCGCGGGCTACGTGTGCGTCGCGTGCGGCGGCGCGCGGCAGGTGGGCCCGGGCACGACGGTGCTCGGTGACGAGGGCCCGTCGCGCGTCGAGCAGCTCACGGTCGGCGGCGTCGATCCTGCGAGCCGCGCGATGGCGCGGCTGGTGCGCCTCGCGGGCGTGCTGCTGGTCGCGGCGGGCCTCGTCGCGGGCGCGGCGGGCTTCGTCGCGCCGGGCGCGCCGATCGTGCTGATGATGGTCGTCGCGGCGGCGCTCGGGATCAGCGGGATCACCGCGATGAGCCAGGCGGCGCGCGTGGAGACGCGAGCGCGCGAGCGACGCAAGAAGCAGCTCGAGCGGCGCATCCTCGGGCTCGCGGAGCTGCGCGGGGGCGAGCTCACCGCGACGGACGTCGCGAAGGAGCTGCACCTCGGGCTCGAAGAAGCGGACGCGACGCTCACCGCGATGGCGGACGGTGCGCGCGTCGCGGTCGAGGTCGATGCGGACGGGATCGTCCACTACGTGTTCCGCGAGATCGTCGCGAAGCGCGGACCGAAGGTCCGCGTCGAGACGAGCGAGGCCGAGGAGATCGCAGCCGAAGCAGCGGCGCGCGTCGAGCGCGAGCTCAAGAAGCGCGAGCGGCTGTGA